One genomic window of Brevundimonas vesicularis includes the following:
- the astD gene encoding succinylglutamate-semialdehyde dehydrogenase, translated as MTRFTSTDPATEATNWEGEAASPAEVQAAVDAARAAFPAWADAPRADRIDAVKRYQAVLKDRAPQIAEAIARETGKPLWETKTEAAAMIGKVDISIRAYDERTGERISDTAFGRATLRHRPHGVAAVLGPFNFPGHLPNGHIVPALLAGDTVVFKPSEETPLVGQVMAEAFAAADLPTGVVNVVQGGRETGAALLDAGIDALMFTGSGAAGAHFRRKFADDPHVILALELGGNNPLVVWDAADAEAVAGIAVQSAFITTGQRCSCARRLIVPEGPQGDAIVEAIAALSDRLIFGPWDSDPEPYAGPLISARAAEAALKALQDRIDMGTKVIRASGPVANLPGAFVKPAIIDVTGIDVPDEEMFAPFLSVTRVASFDAAIQAANATRYGLSAGLVSDDPKNWDHFIRRIRAGVVNFNRPTTGAAGDMPFGGLGASGNHRPSAYYAADYCAYPVASFEADAVANIEGEIKGLR; from the coding sequence ATGACCCGCTTCACCTCCACCGATCCCGCCACCGAAGCGACCAACTGGGAGGGCGAGGCCGCCAGCCCGGCTGAGGTCCAGGCCGCTGTCGACGCCGCCCGCGCCGCCTTCCCCGCCTGGGCCGATGCGCCGCGCGCCGACCGGATCGACGCGGTGAAGCGCTATCAGGCCGTCCTGAAAGATCGCGCGCCCCAGATCGCCGAGGCCATCGCACGCGAGACCGGCAAGCCGCTTTGGGAAACCAAGACCGAGGCCGCCGCCATGATCGGCAAGGTGGATATCTCGATCCGCGCCTATGACGAGCGCACCGGCGAACGCATCAGCGATACAGCGTTCGGCCGCGCGACCCTGCGGCACCGTCCGCACGGCGTTGCGGCGGTGCTTGGCCCGTTCAACTTCCCCGGCCATCTGCCGAACGGCCATATCGTCCCGGCCCTGCTGGCGGGCGACACGGTCGTCTTCAAGCCATCGGAGGAAACGCCCCTGGTCGGTCAGGTGATGGCCGAAGCCTTCGCCGCCGCCGATCTGCCGACCGGCGTGGTCAATGTGGTCCAGGGCGGGCGTGAGACGGGCGCGGCCCTGCTGGACGCCGGCATCGACGCCCTGATGTTCACCGGATCGGGCGCGGCGGGCGCGCATTTCCGCAGGAAGTTCGCCGACGATCCCCACGTCATCCTGGCGCTGGAGCTGGGCGGCAACAATCCGTTGGTCGTGTGGGACGCAGCGGATGCAGAGGCCGTCGCGGGCATCGCGGTTCAATCCGCCTTCATCACCACCGGCCAGCGTTGCTCGTGCGCGCGTCGCCTGATCGTGCCGGAAGGGCCTCAGGGCGACGCCATCGTCGAAGCCATCGCCGCCCTGTCCGACCGGCTGATCTTCGGCCCGTGGGATAGCGATCCCGAACCCTATGCCGGCCCGCTGATCTCGGCGCGTGCCGCCGAGGCGGCGCTAAAGGCTTTGCAGGACCGGATCGACATGGGGACCAAGGTCATCCGCGCGTCGGGGCCGGTCGCCAACCTGCCTGGCGCCTTCGTCAAGCCGGCCATTATCGACGTGACCGGGATCGACGTGCCGGACGAAGAGATGTTCGCCCCCTTCCTGTCGGTAACGCGCGTCGCCTCGTTCGACGCGGCGATCCAGGCGGCGAATGCGACCCGCTACGGCCTGTCCGCCGGTCTGGTCAGCGATGATCCGAAGAACTGGGACCACTTCATCCGCCGCATCCGCGCGGGCGTGGTCAACTTCAACCGTCCGACCACCGGCGCCGCCGGCGACATGCCGTTCGGCGGCTTGGGGGCCAGCGGCAACCACCGGCCCAGCGCCTACTACGCCGCCGACTATTGCGCCTATCCGGTCGCCAGTTTCGAGGCCGACGCCGTCGCCAACATCGAAGGCGAGATCAAGGGATTGCGATGA
- a CDS encoding arginine N-succinyltransferase, translating into MLVVRPAGPADLDHLLELAILSGPGFTSLPEDPDALADRLELSQASFEGRVPWQEAWYTLMLEDGDTGDIDGVGSVKATVGLKRPFFSFRVVNNTVQSPSLGVKLDHQTLVLVNECTGWTEVGSLFLKADRRKGGAGRLLSQSRYMLIGAQPDLFADNVLAELRGVFTPDGACPFWDHVAHKFFPMEFDHADRMTGSTDKQFILDLAPRHPIYVELLPEPARAVIGKVHPQGVPAMALLESEGFRPNGLVDIFDAGPTVACGRDNIRTVRDARRLTVQIVEGVEAELPALISTDSVAAFRAVRAKADIDGDAVRLTAETAAALKVRSGDPVRVKS; encoded by the coding sequence ATGCTTGTCGTCCGTCCCGCCGGCCCAGCCGATCTCGATCATCTGCTGGAACTGGCCATCCTGTCCGGCCCCGGCTTCACCAGCCTGCCTGAAGACCCCGACGCTCTGGCCGATCGGCTGGAGCTGAGCCAGGCGAGCTTTGAAGGTCGCGTGCCGTGGCAAGAGGCCTGGTACACCCTGATGCTGGAAGACGGCGACACGGGCGACATCGACGGCGTCGGCTCGGTCAAGGCGACGGTGGGGCTGAAGCGGCCCTTCTTCTCGTTCCGCGTCGTCAACAACACCGTCCAGTCGCCCTCGCTGGGGGTGAAGCTGGACCACCAGACGCTGGTTCTGGTCAATGAGTGCACGGGTTGGACCGAGGTCGGTTCGCTGTTTCTGAAGGCGGATCGGAGGAAGGGCGGCGCGGGCCGTCTGCTGAGCCAGTCGCGATATATGCTGATCGGCGCCCAGCCCGACCTGTTCGCCGACAATGTTCTGGCCGAGTTGCGCGGCGTCTTCACGCCCGACGGCGCCTGCCCGTTCTGGGACCATGTGGCGCACAAATTCTTTCCGATGGAGTTCGACCACGCCGATCGAATGACCGGCTCGACGGACAAACAGTTCATCCTGGACCTGGCGCCGCGGCACCCGATCTATGTCGAACTGCTGCCCGAACCGGCCCGCGCGGTGATCGGCAAGGTCCATCCGCAAGGCGTACCGGCCATGGCCCTGCTGGAAAGCGAGGGCTTCCGACCCAATGGGCTGGTCGACATCTTCGACGCCGGTCCGACCGTCGCCTGCGGCCGCGACAATATCCGGACCGTGCGCGACGCCCGGCGCCTGACGGTTCAGATCGTCGAGGGCGTCGAGGCCGAACTGCCGGCCCTGATCTCGACCGACAGCGTCGCCGCCTTCCGCGCCGTCCGCGCCAAGGCCGACATCGACGGCGACGCCGTTCGCCTGACCGCCGAAACCGCCGCCGCGCTCAAGGTGCGCAGCGGAGACCCTGTGCGAGTAAAATCATGA
- a CDS encoding hydrolase codes for MRILTSDQAVLDHVAARRETIIGRTIDWANINSGSRNAAGLNAVLDALEAAAGALPARVERLPTQGSTTVADDGSVRTEAHADALKITARPDAPIRVVLTGHYDTVFPADSRFQTVTTRADGALNGPGVADMKGGISVLLAALEAFETHPDRHGVGWTVLLSPDEEIGSPASAPLLAELGARGHVGLTYEPALADGTLAGARKGSGNYHLIVTGRAAHAGRAFDEGRNAVAGAAIIAAALHGLNGQHAGVTVNVAKISGGGALNVVADNAVVRFNVRVPHKAAADWIDASVRSIAATPPFEGLTLDLHGGFTRAPKPMDAAQTALFEAVKEAGALLGQPIAWKPSGGVCEGNNLHAAGLPNIDTLGVRGGDIHSDQEFAWPDSFVERAQLSTLILCKIASGEIDAAKLKSLRMETL; via the coding sequence ATGCGGATTCTGACCTCGGACCAGGCCGTCCTCGACCACGTCGCCGCGCGACGCGAGACGATCATCGGCCGTACCATTGACTGGGCGAACATCAACTCGGGCAGCCGCAACGCCGCCGGACTGAATGCTGTGCTGGATGCGCTGGAAGCGGCGGCGGGCGCCCTGCCCGCCCGTGTCGAACGCCTCCCGACACAGGGTTCGACCACCGTCGCCGACGACGGATCGGTGCGGACCGAGGCCCATGCCGACGCGCTGAAGATCACCGCCCGGCCGGATGCGCCGATCCGGGTCGTGCTGACCGGCCACTATGACACCGTCTTCCCCGCCGACAGCCGGTTCCAGACCGTGACCACGCGGGCCGACGGCGCCCTGAACGGGCCGGGCGTCGCCGACATGAAGGGCGGGATCAGCGTGCTTCTGGCCGCGCTGGAGGCGTTCGAGACCCATCCTGACAGACACGGCGTCGGCTGGACCGTGCTGCTGAGCCCTGACGAAGAGATCGGCTCGCCGGCGTCCGCTCCGCTGCTGGCCGAACTGGGCGCGCGCGGCCATGTCGGCCTGACCTACGAACCGGCGCTGGCGGACGGCACGCTGGCGGGCGCGCGCAAGGGCAGCGGCAACTATCATCTGATCGTGACGGGTCGCGCCGCCCACGCCGGCCGCGCCTTCGACGAAGGCCGCAATGCGGTGGCCGGCGCCGCCATCATCGCCGCCGCCCTGCATGGCCTCAACGGTCAGCACGCGGGCGTCACCGTCAACGTCGCCAAGATTTCGGGCGGGGGCGCGCTGAACGTCGTCGCCGACAACGCCGTGGTGCGGTTCAACGTCCGGGTGCCGCACAAGGCCGCCGCCGACTGGATCGACGCATCGGTGCGGTCCATCGCCGCGACACCGCCGTTCGAGGGCCTGACGCTGGATCTGCACGGCGGCTTCACCCGCGCGCCCAAGCCGATGGACGCCGCTCAGACTGCCCTGTTCGAGGCGGTGAAGGAAGCCGGCGCACTGCTGGGCCAGCCCATCGCCTGGAAACCTTCGGGCGGGGTGTGCGAGGGCAACAATCTGCACGCGGCCGGCCTGCCCAATATCGACACCCTGGGCGTTCGCGGCGGCGATATCCATTCGGATCAGGAGTTCGCCTGGCCCGACAGCTTCGTCGAGCGCGCCCAGCTGAGCACCCTGATCCTGTGCAAGATCGCTTCGGGTGAAATCGATGCGGCCAAACTGAAATCCCTGCGGATGGAAACCCTGTAG
- the arsC gene encoding arsenate reductase (glutaredoxin) (This arsenate reductase requires both glutathione and glutaredoxin to convert arsenate to arsenite, after which the efflux transporter formed by ArsA and ArsB can extrude the arsenite from the cell, providing resistance.), with protein MSVVLYHNPKCSTSRNALALLREQGVEPTVVEYLKTGRDRETLQRLASRTGLGLSGLLRRKEADAKALLDVGADDEAILAAAIAQPILIERPIVETDKGAVIGRPVERVLEVL; from the coding sequence ATGTCGGTCGTCCTCTACCACAATCCGAAATGCAGCACGTCGCGCAACGCCCTCGCCCTGCTGCGCGAGCAGGGCGTCGAGCCGACGGTCGTCGAATATCTGAAGACCGGACGGGACCGCGAGACGCTGCAGCGATTGGCATCCAGAACCGGCCTCGGTTTGTCGGGCCTTCTGCGCAGGAAGGAAGCCGACGCCAAGGCGCTGCTGGACGTCGGCGCAGATGACGAAGCCATACTGGCTGCAGCGATCGCTCAGCCGATTCTGATCGAACGTCCGATCGTCGAGACCGACAAGGGCGCCGTCATCGGCCGCCCCGTGGAGCGGGTGCTGGAGGTTCTCTAG